In a genomic window of Pedobacter sp. KBS0701:
- a CDS encoding AraC family transcriptional regulator: MKVPQKFFARRHEIAADYLKELDKHLDDIVSGRATEMFEVRDFAGLIHVHPTHLSNTIKAATGHSPCFFFEERLMEISKTMLQNVSMPIAEIARILTYDPSNFTKFFKHFAGQTPKQYREAYFESLATNKEIVTI, from the coding sequence ATGAAAGTTCCACAGAAGTTTTTTGCCCGTCGACATGAAATTGCGGCAGATTATTTAAAAGAATTAGATAAACACCTTGACGACATCGTATCCGGCCGTGCGACAGAAATGTTTGAAGTAAGAGATTTCGCCGGTTTAATCCATGTACATCCCACGCATTTAAGCAATACCATTAAAGCCGCTACCGGACACTCGCCATGTTTCTTTTTCGAAGAGCGTTTAATGGAAATCTCCAAAACAATGTTACAGAATGTAAGCATGCCTATTGCCGAAATTGCCAGAATATTAACTTACGATCCATCTAACTTTACCAAGTTTTTTAAGCACTTTGCTGGCCAAACACCAAAACAGTATAGAGAGGCTTATTTTGAGTCTTTAGCTACAAATAAGGAAATTGTCACCATATAA
- a CDS encoding DUF6252 family protein: protein MYICNSPNLCDRRKKNCPDFGNKVTSGFSLVISDFKGVGTYTLSDSNVATYLPNNLGSKEAYLSASNGTIKITSYLADQYIKGTFEFKGQNYVTLATKTISDGQFNISLVPAKIPESNNNTNNLNAKVDGTAIGFTGEAASINSPLGKLLTITTVNGDKRLIISIAGYNGAGTYNIAKDGTGVYMKDQSQTGSFYADAGTLVITSETGNKLKGTFFFSGGNQNTTINTSVNITDGTFDLPFSKL, encoded by the coding sequence ATGTACATTTGCAACAGCCCAAACTTATGCGATCGGAGGAAAAAAAACTGTCCAGATTTTGGGAACAAAGTAACCAGTGGTTTTAGTTTAGTAATCAGTGATTTTAAAGGGGTGGGTACATATACTTTATCCGATAGTAATGTAGCTACCTATCTTCCAAATAATCTAGGGTCCAAAGAGGCTTATCTCAGTGCCTCCAATGGTACAATTAAGATTACAAGTTATTTAGCTGATCAATACATTAAAGGCACTTTCGAATTTAAAGGACAAAACTATGTAACTTTAGCCACAAAAACCATTAGTGATGGGCAATTTAACATTAGTTTAGTGCCAGCAAAAATCCCAGAATCAAATAATAATACAAACAATTTAAATGCAAAGGTAGATGGTACTGCAATTGGCTTTACTGGCGAAGCGGCATCTATAAATTCTCCTTTAGGCAAATTATTAACCATTACAACAGTAAATGGCGATAAACGCCTGATTATTTCGATAGCCGGATACAACGGCGCAGGAACTTACAATATAGCAAAGGACGGAACCGGTGTTTATATGAAAGACCAAAGTCAAACCGGTTCATTTTATGCCGATGCGGGTACTTTGGTTATTACAAGCGAAACTGGAAATAAGTTGAAAGGAACATTTTTCTTCAGTGGTGGCAACCAGAATACTACCATAAACACCTCAGTAAATATTACAGACGGAACTTTTGATTTACCTTTTAGTAAATTGTAA
- a CDS encoding 2'-5' RNA ligase family protein: MNLAEHYNKLYRDSIAKIANGNYEIDRLIDSDADNRFGITLVIRPDAATNHNIQEFLADVKTIEPDQYYYQNADIHITLMSVISCYDGFDLKDFNVQDYINFIKKVLVRHKSFKIQFKGITASPSCILIQGFLTDTLNEIRDDLRKTFKNSDLQQSIDERYIIQTAHSTVIRFRSELKNQAAFIDLIEKYRDFDFGTFEVKQLELVYNDWYQRERFVKKLHTFSLAID, encoded by the coding sequence ATGAATTTAGCCGAACATTATAACAAACTTTACAGGGATTCGATTGCCAAAATAGCTAATGGAAACTACGAAATAGATCGTTTAATCGATTCTGACGCCGATAATCGTTTTGGCATTACTTTGGTCATCAGACCTGATGCCGCAACGAATCATAATATTCAGGAGTTTTTGGCTGATGTAAAAACCATTGAGCCTGATCAGTATTATTATCAAAATGCAGATATCCATATTACTTTAATGTCGGTCATTTCCTGTTATGATGGCTTTGATTTAAAGGATTTCAATGTTCAGGATTATATTAACTTTATTAAAAAAGTTTTAGTCAGGCATAAAAGTTTCAAAATTCAGTTTAAAGGAATTACGGCTTCTCCATCGTGTATACTCATTCAAGGTTTTTTAACCGATACCTTAAACGAAATCAGAGATGATCTCCGCAAAACCTTTAAAAATTCAGATCTGCAACAAAGCATCGACGAACGATATATTATCCAAACGGCCCATTCCACTGTAATTCGTTTCAGATCGGAATTAAAAAATCAAGCTGCCTTTATTGATCTGATCGAAAAATACAGGGATTTCGATTTCGGTACTTTCGAAGTGAAGCAATTAGAACTGGTTTATAATGATTGGTACCAGCGGGAAAGATTTGTTAAAAAGCTGCATACCTTTTCATTAGCGATTGACTAA
- a CDS encoding glycine--tRNA ligase: MAQKNNDEQFKNVISHAKEYGFVFQSSEIYDGLSAVYDYGQLGAELKNNIKTYWWKAMVQMHENIVGIDSAIFMHPKVWKASGHVDGFNDPMIDNKDSKKRYRADQLLENKIDELYSELANFSAENKARFEEFQQEILGLSDEGQAAWIPSFKDEATILDNAKYPFVNEASWRFVKKGLALEVEMNLALKSENLAQLKDLIVDYKIICPISKTSNWTDVRQFNLMFSTQFGAMAEGSDEVYLRPETAQGIFVNFLNVQKSGRMKIPFGIAQIGKAFRNEVIARQFIMRMREFEQMEMQFFVRPGEDKKWFEYWKEARLKWHKALGTNPEKYRYHDHVKLAHYANAATDIEFEFPFGFKEVEGIHSRTDFDLKQHQEFSGKKMQYFDNDLNEEGKPYGNYIPYVIETSIGLDRMFLLTMINAFEEQDLSTEDKQDSRTLLRLHPALAPYKVAIFPLTKKDGLPEKAREIMDELKFDFNCIYEEKDAIGKRYRRQDAVGTPFCITVDHQSLEDNTVTIRHRDSMEQERVAIADLAGIIGKATSWKALLA, translated from the coding sequence ATGGCTCAAAAGAATAACGACGAACAATTTAAAAATGTAATATCACACGCTAAAGAATACGGTTTTGTATTCCAGAGCAGCGAAATATATGATGGCTTAAGTGCTGTTTACGATTATGGCCAATTGGGTGCCGAGTTAAAAAACAACATTAAAACGTACTGGTGGAAAGCCATGGTACAGATGCACGAAAACATTGTAGGGATTGATTCTGCAATTTTTATGCATCCTAAGGTTTGGAAAGCTAGCGGACACGTGGATGGTTTTAACGACCCGATGATTGACAACAAAGATTCGAAAAAACGTTACCGCGCCGATCAGTTATTGGAAAATAAAATTGATGAATTATATTCGGAATTAGCCAATTTCAGCGCAGAAAACAAAGCCAGATTTGAGGAGTTCCAGCAAGAAATATTGGGTTTAAGTGATGAAGGACAAGCCGCCTGGATTCCGAGTTTTAAAGATGAGGCGACCATTTTAGACAATGCAAAATATCCATTTGTTAATGAAGCAAGCTGGAGATTTGTAAAAAAGGGTTTAGCGCTTGAAGTAGAAATGAACCTTGCACTTAAATCTGAAAACTTAGCACAGCTAAAAGATTTAATTGTTGATTATAAGATAATCTGCCCGATTTCTAAAACTTCAAACTGGACAGATGTACGCCAGTTTAACCTGATGTTCAGCACACAGTTCGGAGCCATGGCTGAAGGCAGTGATGAAGTATATCTTCGCCCGGAAACAGCCCAGGGAATTTTTGTAAACTTCCTGAACGTTCAAAAATCAGGAAGGATGAAAATTCCTTTCGGTATTGCGCAAATTGGTAAAGCTTTCAGAAATGAGGTAATTGCCCGTCAGTTTATTATGCGTATGCGCGAGTTTGAGCAAATGGAAATGCAATTTTTCGTTCGCCCGGGTGAAGACAAAAAGTGGTTTGAGTATTGGAAAGAAGCACGTTTAAAATGGCATAAAGCTTTAGGTACCAATCCTGAAAAATACCGTTACCACGACCACGTGAAACTGGCGCATTATGCCAATGCAGCAACTGATATTGAGTTCGAATTCCCCTTCGGGTTTAAAGAGGTTGAAGGAATCCACAGTCGCACCGATTTCGATTTAAAGCAGCACCAGGAGTTTTCTGGCAAGAAAATGCAGTATTTTGATAACGATTTAAATGAAGAAGGTAAACCTTATGGCAATTACATCCCTTATGTAATCGAAACCTCGATCGGTTTAGACCGCATGTTCCTGTTAACGATGATAAATGCTTTTGAAGAGCAGGATTTAAGCACCGAAGATAAACAGGATAGCCGTACTTTATTGCGTTTACACCCTGCTTTAGCCCCATATAAAGTAGCCATTTTCCCATTGACCAAAAAAGATGGCTTGCCGGAAAAAGCACGCGAAATTATGGATGAACTGAAATTCGATTTCAACTGTATTTACGAAGAGAAAGATGCGATTGGTAAACGTTACCGCCGTCAGGATGCAGTAGGTACGCCTTTCTGCATTACGGTTGACCACCAAAGTTTAGAGGATAATACGGTTACGATTCGCCACCGCGACAGCATGGAGCAGGAACGTGTAGCCATTGCCGATTTAGCTGGTATTATTGGTAAGGCTACTAGCTGGAAGGCATTGCTGGCATAA